One stretch of Rosistilla oblonga DNA includes these proteins:
- a CDS encoding lipid-binding SYLF domain-containing protein codes for MARYITCFLLLALATPPQPASAQSAEEGIVLAASAVLSQAMSTSLNQIPRSMLTDAHGVAIIPNVIKGGFIIGARHGRGLLFVRDPNGIWHAPVFITLTGGNIGWQAGLQSSDIVLVFKTAKSVEGILSGTLTIGADAAAAAGPVGLQGAVATDGRLQAEIYSYSRSRGLFAGVAIDGSVLQIDQLSTGTYYRSPAPGQPVVIPPAAQELTQRIANYAAGVAPTEGTSTSQMPPLAQRYTAQESDVLRGQLLQIAPKLFALLDEQWKTYLALPFSATADGAPPTPQQVQQTLAHFQSVATNPQFQQLAARPEFQSVYGLLQHYQQSLTPNTQTLQLPPPPTATPTATPPPAVPAR; via the coding sequence ATGGCTCGCTACATTACCTGCTTTTTGCTGCTGGCATTGGCTACTCCACCGCAACCGGCGTCCGCCCAAAGTGCTGAAGAGGGCATTGTACTCGCTGCCTCGGCGGTACTCAGCCAAGCGATGTCGACGTCGCTGAACCAGATCCCGCGATCGATGCTGACAGACGCGCATGGCGTGGCGATCATCCCCAATGTGATCAAAGGGGGCTTCATTATCGGCGCCCGCCACGGCCGCGGACTGCTGTTCGTTCGCGATCCTAATGGAATCTGGCACGCTCCGGTTTTCATCACCTTGACCGGTGGCAACATCGGCTGGCAAGCCGGCCTCCAATCGTCGGACATCGTCTTGGTATTCAAGACTGCCAAAAGCGTTGAAGGCATCCTGTCGGGCACGCTGACGATCGGTGCCGATGCAGCCGCAGCGGCCGGCCCCGTCGGACTCCAAGGCGCGGTGGCGACCGACGGACGACTACAGGCAGAGATTTATTCCTACTCGCGCAGCCGCGGCCTGTTCGCGGGCGTAGCGATCGACGGCTCGGTCTTGCAAATCGACCAACTATCCACCGGAACCTACTACCGCAGTCCAGCGCCGGGACAACCGGTTGTGATCCCGCCAGCGGCACAAGAGCTGACGCAGCGGATCGCCAATTACGCCGCCGGAGTCGCTCCCACCGAAGGGACCTCGACAAGCCAGATGCCACCGTTGGCCCAACGCTACACGGCACAAGAATCGGACGTGCTCCGCGGCCAGCTTCTGCAGATCGCCCCCAAACTGTTCGCCTTGCTCGACGAACAATGGAAGACCTACCTCGCTCTCCCCTTCTCAGCGACAGCAGATGGTGCGCCCCCCACGCCGCAACAAGTCCAACAAACTCTCGCCCATTTCCAATCGGTGGCGACCAATCCGCAGTTCCAACAACTGGCCGCGCGTCCCGAATTCCAGTCGGTCTACGGACTGTTGCAACACTACCAGCAATCGCTCACACCAAACACCCAAACCTTGCAACTGCCTCCGCCCCCCACAGCGACTCCCACGGCAACTCCGCCCCCGGCAGTCCCGGCGCGATAG
- a CDS encoding dihydroorotase has product MTPLLIENGRLVDPSQSIDRVARVLVTGGLIAAINPDDGDLPPNVRRIDARGRIVAPGLIDLGTELREPGREEDETIETGGNAALAGGFTTILCAANTYPPIDSPGAVEFVRQKAQRARTCRIHVIACLSRGREGVDMAELGLLAEAGAVGFSDAPRPTSNSALLKKALEYCHMLDLPIYDLPLVPELTGSGVMHEGRVSTILGLQGLPTEAEDLAVTRDLRLAEATGGRLHIGPISTLQGVELIKRAKQRGISISASVWPQTLSSMTDRELESFDARFKVRPPLRNERHIEVCREALIDGTIDCISTGHTPRAREKKVNDLDLAPFGMVSLETTLASINTDMIRSGLLSWPDAITRLSTRPAEIAGVPGGSLKPGSPADIVIIDPDVAWTVRGDEFQSRSNSTPWEGKELFGQATHAIVGGEVRFERHA; this is encoded by the coding sequence ATGACACCACTGCTGATCGAAAACGGCCGCCTCGTCGACCCCTCGCAATCGATCGATCGCGTGGCCCGCGTGCTTGTCACCGGCGGGCTGATCGCGGCGATCAATCCCGACGATGGCGACCTGCCGCCAAACGTCCGACGCATCGATGCCCGCGGCCGAATCGTCGCCCCGGGCCTGATCGATCTGGGAACCGAACTTCGTGAACCGGGTCGCGAAGAGGATGAGACGATCGAAACCGGCGGCAACGCAGCGCTTGCCGGCGGGTTCACGACGATCCTTTGCGCCGCGAACACCTACCCGCCGATCGATTCCCCCGGCGCTGTCGAGTTTGTTCGCCAAAAGGCGCAGCGAGCTCGCACCTGCCGAATCCACGTGATCGCTTGCCTGAGTCGCGGTCGCGAGGGAGTCGACATGGCGGAACTGGGACTGCTGGCCGAAGCTGGCGCGGTCGGTTTCAGCGACGCACCGCGGCCGACGTCCAACAGCGCTCTACTGAAGAAAGCGCTTGAATATTGCCACATGCTGGACCTGCCGATCTACGACCTGCCGCTGGTCCCCGAACTGACCGGCAGCGGCGTGATGCACGAAGGCCGCGTCTCGACGATCCTTGGATTACAGGGACTGCCGACCGAAGCCGAAGACCTCGCCGTGACCCGCGATCTGCGACTAGCCGAAGCGACCGGCGGGCGACTGCACATCGGCCCAATCAGCACTCTGCAAGGCGTGGAGCTGATCAAGCGAGCCAAGCAGCGCGGGATCAGCATCTCCGCCAGCGTCTGGCCGCAAACTCTTTCGTCGATGACCGACAGAGAACTCGAATCGTTCGACGCGCGATTTAAAGTCCGCCCGCCGCTGCGAAACGAGCGACATATCGAAGTCTGCCGCGAGGCGTTGATCGACGGCACGATCGACTGCATCTCCACCGGGCACACGCCGCGGGCTCGCGAAAAGAAAGTCAACGACCTCGACCTCGCGCCGTTTGGCATGGTCAGCCTGGAGACGACGCTCGCTTCGATCAACACCGACATGATCCGCTCTGGCCTGCTCTCCTGGCCCGACGCGATCACTCGGCTATCGACTCGCCCCGCCGAGATCGCAGGCGTTCCCGGCGGCAGCTTAAAACCTGGTTCGCCAGCAGACATCGTGATCATCGATCCCGACGTCGCCTGGACCGTTCGCGGCGATGAATTTCAATCCCGCAGCAACAGCACGCCCTGGGAAGGGAAGGAGCTGTTCGGGCAAGCGACTCATGCGATCGTCGGCGGTGAAGTTCGCTTCGAACGCCACGCGTAG
- a CDS encoding aspartate carbamoyltransferase catalytic subunit, with translation MSKTLLEPPSGWNRRHLLGLQDLSVDELRTLLDTAQQLKEATNNCREKLSLLAGKTCANLFFENSTRTRNSFSLAAKRLGADTVEFSSSGSSVAKGETFIDTAKTIEAMGVDWVVTRHQTPGTPHLLARELSCSVLNAGDGPHEHPTQGLLDILTIRQHRGNIDGLTVALVGDIAHSRTARSNIWGLKKLGAHVILCGPSTLVSHRWRELDVEVAYSLDEILPRCDVLNLLRIQFERQTTRPFPSVHEYANLYAMNADRMRRSKSDILIMAPGPINRGVEITPEVADGPHSVILEQVTNGIAVRMAALWLLANAPHNSSSSEPIVH, from the coding sequence ATGTCCAAAACCTTGCTGGAACCACCATCGGGCTGGAACCGCCGCCACTTGCTCGGATTGCAAGATCTCTCAGTCGATGAGCTGCGGACACTTCTAGACACCGCTCAACAATTGAAGGAAGCGACCAACAACTGTCGCGAAAAATTGTCGCTGCTAGCAGGCAAGACCTGCGCCAACCTGTTCTTCGAGAACAGCACTCGCACGCGAAACAGTTTCTCTTTGGCCGCCAAACGCCTGGGGGCCGACACCGTCGAATTCTCCTCCTCCGGCAGCAGCGTCGCCAAAGGGGAAACGTTCATCGATACCGCCAAGACGATCGAAGCGATGGGAGTCGATTGGGTCGTGACGCGGCACCAAACACCCGGCACGCCCCATCTGCTCGCTCGCGAACTCTCCTGTTCGGTCCTCAACGCTGGCGACGGCCCTCACGAACACCCAACTCAAGGCTTGCTGGACATCCTGACGATTCGCCAACATCGCGGGAACATCGATGGCCTGACCGTCGCGCTTGTCGGCGACATCGCGCACAGCCGAACCGCTCGATCGAACATCTGGGGACTGAAGAAGCTCGGCGCGCACGTGATCCTGTGCGGCCCGTCGACTCTCGTTTCCCATCGCTGGCGTGAACTGGATGTCGAAGTCGCTTACAGCCTCGACGAAATCCTGCCGCGGTGCGACGTCCTGAACCTGCTGCGAATCCAGTTTGAACGGCAGACGACGCGCCCTTTCCCATCGGTTCACGAATACGCCAACCTGTATGCGATGAACGCCGACCGGATGCGTCGCAGCAAATCGGACATCCTGATCATGGCGCCCGGCCCGATCAATCGCGGTGTCGAGATCACGCCCGAAGTTGCCGACGGTCCGCACTCGGTGATTTTGGAACAAGTCACCAACGGGATCGCGGTCCGGATGGCGGCCCTTTGGCTGCTGGCAAACGCCCCCCACAACTCCTCCTCCAGCGAACCGATCGTCCACTGA
- a CDS encoding DUF1552 domain-containing protein, with protein MKLNMNRIDRRRFLRGTGLALALPMFGSLAAPVARGAAARANPKRLGCFYFPDGVPMPLAEDPAYQDWAWFPHRNGDDFTFTKCMQPLEPLRDEITVLSGFSHPKSRNSHGHNNADQFLTGAATGGGDMEYANTISLDQEYVKVVGDQTRFASLVMSTDGGTGTARGAHTISFDRNGRAIPAEHRPKQIFDMLFVKSDGDSARRLALSRSALDDMLVDARSLRKTLSSADQQNLDEYLDSVRQAEIKVEKAKRWINAPLPKIDGDHLNLELTTDEPREYLQTMFELIYLAFKTDSTRVATYQIGRENGVGRSDHLARAVGFNLAHQLSHETKNPGGWKNFAIYCQFLNEEYGRFIGKLKQTPEPAGTGTMLDNTLLLFGSASSAFHLSRNYPLILAGGKQMGFKHGQYIDHAGSNPQGGAWDGGQEPWQKKVTHEDTPLSNLFATMLQRLGSPTQSFADSTGTIDNI; from the coding sequence ATGAAATTGAACATGAACCGCATCGATCGCCGACGATTCCTGCGAGGGACGGGCCTCGCGTTGGCTCTGCCGATGTTTGGATCTCTCGCCGCTCCGGTAGCGCGTGGCGCGGCAGCCCGCGCGAATCCAAAACGCCTGGGATGCTTCTACTTTCCCGACGGCGTTCCGATGCCACTGGCCGAAGATCCCGCCTACCAGGACTGGGCTTGGTTCCCCCATCGCAACGGCGACGATTTCACTTTCACCAAGTGCATGCAACCACTGGAACCGCTGCGCGATGAAATAACCGTCTTATCAGGATTCTCGCATCCGAAGAGCCGCAATTCGCATGGCCACAACAACGCGGACCAGTTCCTGACCGGAGCTGCCACCGGCGGAGGCGACATGGAATACGCAAACACGATCTCGTTGGATCAAGAATACGTGAAGGTTGTGGGGGACCAAACGCGATTTGCATCGTTGGTGATGTCGACCGACGGAGGCACCGGGACCGCTCGCGGCGCTCACACGATCTCGTTCGATCGCAACGGCCGAGCGATCCCCGCCGAACACCGCCCGAAACAGATCTTCGACATGTTGTTCGTCAAGAGCGACGGCGATTCAGCTCGACGGTTGGCACTCAGCCGCAGCGCACTGGACGACATGCTGGTCGATGCGCGTTCGCTTCGTAAGACGCTCTCGTCGGCCGATCAACAGAACCTGGACGAATACCTCGACTCGGTCCGCCAAGCGGAGATCAAAGTCGAAAAGGCGAAACGCTGGATCAACGCTCCACTGCCAAAGATCGATGGCGATCACCTGAACCTGGAACTGACGACCGACGAACCTCGCGAGTACCTACAAACGATGTTCGAGCTGATCTATCTAGCGTTCAAGACCGATTCGACTCGCGTCGCAACCTATCAGATCGGCCGCGAAAACGGCGTCGGACGAAGCGATCACCTAGCTCGCGCCGTTGGATTCAACCTGGCACATCAGTTGTCGCACGAGACCAAAAATCCTGGCGGCTGGAAGAACTTTGCCATCTATTGCCAGTTCCTCAACGAAGAATACGGGCGATTTATCGGCAAGCTGAAACAGACTCCCGAACCGGCCGGCACGGGAACGATGCTGGACAACACGCTGCTGTTGTTTGGATCGGCATCGAGCGCCTTCCATCTATCCCGCAACTACCCGCTGATTTTGGCCGGGGGCAAACAGATGGGCTTCAAGCATGGCCAATACATCGATCATGCAGGCAGCAACCCTCAGGGCGGTGCTTGGGACGGAGGGCAAGAGCCATGGCAGAAGAAAGTCACGCACGAGGACACGCCGCTGTCGAACCTGTTCGCCACGATGCTTCAGCGACTCGGATCGCCAACTCAATCATTCGCCGACAGCACCGGCACAATCGACAACATTTAA
- a CDS encoding DUF1592 domain-containing protein, with product MNDVNTRYSLRDSKGFLPLIAWILLTMCSAALHTSAADERPSLEELKAVGAQKSRFKNAQPSAEPPAHPEPDLAEFRETIGPILKQACFDCHGPDAQEGNVRIDTLDPDLLSGADVDWWTEVFAAISKGEMPPPDEGELTDEDREKVVNWLANEMQVASTVRRRSGGHSAFRRMTRYEYNYALQDLLGLPWDFAKDLPPESHSEDGFQNSSELLHMSVSQFETYHRIARTALARATVRGQRPAVRHWGVSMKDVANFEWPKQAKEIEKVTKQFKEDPAKQQEELDKLDAKFKQSHRGAYFRELSTGRTAAATWQYYGAKYAFAPTDSPAEFPDSFDTVAVLPANRGTKLIVELGNQVPDEGTMRVRVRASRTTSDDSPAPSMQMLFGWQASNEGRALIRVSEQDTLITAGPDQPEIYQWDFPLGEIYPRNSVRKTSPMGVTPSPSEYIRLANSTPSPGDIQVDYVEISAPVYDQWPPASHKKIFFDSKNADDEPAYAREIIAAFMHRAWRRTVSEDELDRKLKLFDTLRPQCNSFEEAVTEVLATILSSPHFLYIAQDQADETPESPSERQPLSPHELATRLSMFLWCSLPDEELLKLADSGQLADSQTLTEQVQRMLADPRSERFAKQFVHQWLDLQLLDFLNIKQNVRGFDPLLKEAMQHEPIALFHEVLKHDESVLNFIHTDFAMANERLARHYGLKGVRGNHFRRVALDGDFKLGGILTQAGLLAMNSDWPDSHPLKRGVWLLESILNDPPPPPPPAVPQIDLADPEIAKMTLKERIEDHRNHAACMSCHVKIDPWGIAFENYDALGRWRNEIDGKPVSASSELFNRETLDGMEGLKRFLLENRQDQFVGAMVHKLTTYALGRPLTFADRADVDTITAEVRTRGDGLATMIQTIIASELFQTQ from the coding sequence ATGAATGACGTAAACACTCGATACTCTCTGCGCGACAGCAAAGGCTTCCTGCCGCTGATCGCTTGGATATTGCTAACGATGTGCTCCGCCGCGTTGCATACGTCGGCGGCCGACGAGCGGCCGAGCCTTGAAGAATTGAAAGCCGTTGGCGCACAGAAGTCACGATTCAAGAACGCGCAGCCGAGCGCGGAACCTCCGGCTCATCCAGAGCCGGATCTGGCGGAGTTCCGCGAGACGATTGGGCCGATCTTGAAACAAGCCTGTTTCGATTGCCACGGCCCCGATGCGCAAGAGGGGAACGTGCGGATCGATACGCTCGATCCCGATCTCTTGTCGGGGGCAGACGTCGACTGGTGGACCGAAGTTTTTGCAGCGATCAGTAAAGGCGAAATGCCACCGCCCGACGAAGGTGAACTGACGGACGAGGATCGCGAAAAGGTCGTCAACTGGCTGGCCAATGAAATGCAAGTCGCGTCGACTGTGCGACGCCGATCGGGCGGGCATTCTGCGTTTCGACGGATGACGCGTTACGAATACAACTACGCATTGCAAGACTTGTTGGGTCTGCCTTGGGACTTTGCCAAAGACCTGCCGCCGGAATCGCATTCGGAGGACGGTTTTCAGAACAGCTCCGAACTGCTGCACATGTCGGTCTCGCAGTTTGAAACCTATCATCGGATCGCCCGAACAGCACTCGCTCGCGCCACGGTTCGCGGCCAGCGGCCGGCCGTGCGGCACTGGGGCGTGTCGATGAAAGATGTGGCTAACTTCGAATGGCCCAAGCAAGCTAAAGAGATTGAAAAGGTAACCAAACAGTTCAAGGAAGATCCTGCCAAGCAGCAGGAGGAACTGGACAAACTGGATGCGAAGTTTAAGCAATCGCATCGCGGAGCCTACTTTCGCGAACTGTCGACCGGCCGCACCGCCGCGGCTACGTGGCAGTACTATGGAGCTAAATACGCTTTCGCCCCGACCGACTCGCCGGCCGAGTTTCCCGATTCGTTCGATACGGTCGCCGTCCTGCCAGCCAATCGTGGCACCAAGCTGATCGTAGAACTTGGGAACCAAGTCCCCGACGAGGGAACGATGCGAGTTCGCGTTCGCGCCTCGCGGACCACCAGCGACGATTCCCCGGCCCCAAGCATGCAGATGCTGTTCGGTTGGCAAGCGAGCAACGAGGGGCGAGCACTGATCCGGGTCAGCGAACAAGACACGCTGATCACCGCTGGGCCCGACCAACCGGAGATCTATCAATGGGATTTTCCGCTGGGCGAGATTTACCCTCGCAACTCCGTGCGGAAGACGTCGCCGATGGGCGTGACGCCCAGTCCGTCGGAATACATCCGCTTGGCCAACAGCACGCCCTCTCCAGGAGACATTCAAGTCGACTATGTCGAGATCTCCGCGCCGGTCTACGACCAATGGCCGCCGGCGTCCCACAAGAAGATCTTTTTCGACAGCAAAAACGCTGACGATGAGCCGGCTTACGCGCGAGAGATCATCGCCGCGTTCATGCACCGCGCATGGCGACGCACGGTCAGCGAGGACGAACTCGACCGGAAACTTAAGCTGTTCGACACACTGCGACCGCAATGCAACAGCTTTGAAGAAGCGGTCACCGAAGTCCTGGCAACGATCCTTTCGTCGCCTCACTTTCTGTACATCGCACAGGACCAAGCGGATGAAACGCCGGAGTCTCCATCGGAACGGCAACCGCTTTCACCACACGAATTGGCGACACGTTTATCGATGTTCCTGTGGTGTAGCCTACCCGATGAAGAACTATTAAAACTGGCCGACAGCGGCCAACTAGCCGACTCGCAAACGCTGACCGAACAGGTCCAACGGATGCTGGCGGATCCTCGATCCGAGCGATTTGCGAAGCAGTTTGTCCACCAGTGGCTGGACCTGCAATTGCTCGATTTCCTGAACATCAAACAAAACGTCCGCGGCTTTGATCCGCTGCTGAAAGAAGCGATGCAGCACGAACCGATCGCGTTGTTTCACGAGGTGCTGAAGCACGACGAAAGCGTCCTGAATTTCATTCACACCGATTTCGCGATGGCTAACGAACGACTCGCCCGGCACTATGGGTTGAAGGGGGTTCGCGGGAATCATTTCCGCCGCGTAGCGTTAGACGGCGACTTCAAACTCGGCGGCATCCTGACTCAGGCCGGCCTGTTGGCGATGAATTCCGATTGGCCCGATTCCCATCCGCTGAAGCGAGGCGTCTGGCTGCTGGAAAGCATCCTCAACGATCCGCCACCGCCACCGCCTCCCGCGGTTCCGCAAATCGATCTCGCTGATCCGGAGATCGCGAAGATGACGCTGAAGGAACGGATCGAAGACCACCGCAATCACGCGGCCTGCATGTCGTGCCACGTGAAGATCGATCCCTGGGGAATCGCATTTGAAAACTACGACGCCTTAGGGCGATGGCGAAACGAGATCGATGGGAAACCAGTCTCTGCGTCGAGCGAACTTTTCAACCGCGAGACGCTCGACGGGATGGAGGGCTTGAAGCGGTTCCTGCTAGAAAACCGGCAAGACCAATTTGTCGGGGCGATGGTCCACAAGCTGACCACCTACGCGCTCGGGCGGCCACTGACGTTCGCCGATCGAGCCGATGTCGACACGATCACTGCCGAAGTACGAACCCGTGGCGACGGACTCGCCACGATGATTCAGACAATCATTGCCAGCGAATTGTTTCAAACCCAATAG
- a CDS encoding IS4 family transposase — protein MQPTSIAYEFQDIQLGDKRLNDRAEALLASLAANPSASINEACSGWDETKAAYRLFDNPNVDPEAILGAHAEKTLQRIKAQDTVCIAQDTTELDYTAHPPEGVRNLDRLGRRGLYDHSHIAFTPEKLCLGVVGVKFYDRDKETLGTSKKREGQPLHTGEGQRWLDGYRKACEIAGKCPETQIVSLADREGDIYDIFVEADQHETPAQFVIRSQRKRSLPEKDPDGGPAAYRKMRAEIASAQPVAYREVQLPQTPKRTKGSGNKQHPGREARTAKLEIRAKRMTLRAPHNKQSSMPPVEISVVWVSEIDGPGDGTEVDWLLLSSLPVDTIAQTLRIVDLYVARWPIEVFFRVFKTGCRVEEIQLEARDRLIRALMFYKVIAWRIMFVTFLGRECPELPCDVVFSEAEWKSVWKVVEKTAPPKQAPELSQFIPVLATLGGYNHREGDGPPGAEVIWRGTRRMLDFALCWQAFGPDQ, from the coding sequence ATGCAACCGACCAGTATCGCATACGAATTTCAAGATATTCAACTTGGAGACAAACGTCTCAACGATCGAGCCGAAGCGTTGCTCGCCTCGCTGGCGGCCAACCCTTCGGCCAGTATCAACGAAGCTTGCAGTGGCTGGGACGAAACCAAAGCCGCCTACCGTCTATTCGATAACCCCAACGTCGATCCCGAAGCCATTCTCGGGGCTCACGCTGAAAAGACACTCCAACGAATCAAAGCCCAAGACACCGTTTGTATCGCACAAGATACCACCGAACTGGACTACACCGCGCATCCGCCCGAAGGCGTCCGTAATCTCGATCGCTTAGGCCGCCGTGGACTTTACGATCATTCCCACATCGCCTTCACTCCAGAGAAACTTTGTCTCGGGGTGGTCGGTGTTAAGTTCTACGATCGCGACAAAGAAACGCTCGGCACCAGCAAGAAGCGAGAAGGCCAACCCCTACACACCGGCGAAGGGCAACGATGGCTCGATGGTTATCGCAAGGCCTGCGAGATCGCCGGGAAATGTCCTGAAACTCAGATCGTTTCGCTGGCCGATCGCGAAGGAGACATCTACGACATTTTCGTCGAAGCCGATCAGCATGAAACACCGGCTCAGTTCGTCATTCGCTCGCAGCGAAAACGCTCGTTGCCGGAGAAAGACCCCGATGGCGGGCCTGCGGCTTATAGGAAAATGCGTGCCGAAATCGCATCCGCCCAGCCGGTCGCTTACCGCGAAGTCCAGCTTCCCCAAACGCCCAAGCGAACCAAAGGATCAGGAAACAAACAACACCCCGGCCGTGAAGCACGCACTGCGAAGTTAGAAATTCGAGCGAAACGGATGACTCTTCGTGCGCCACACAACAAGCAGTCTTCGATGCCGCCGGTCGAGATCAGTGTCGTTTGGGTGAGCGAGATCGATGGCCCAGGCGACGGAACCGAAGTCGACTGGCTGTTACTGAGTTCTCTGCCGGTCGACACGATTGCCCAGACGCTGCGGATTGTGGATTTGTATGTGGCTCGTTGGCCAATCGAAGTATTCTTTCGAGTTTTCAAAACTGGCTGCCGGGTCGAAGAGATTCAACTCGAAGCGAGAGACCGACTGATCCGCGCGTTGATGTTTTACAAAGTGATCGCATGGCGGATCATGTTTGTGACCTTCTTAGGCCGCGAGTGTCCAGAGCTTCCCTGTGATGTCGTCTTCAGCGAAGCGGAATGGAAGTCGGTCTGGAAAGTGGTGGAAAAGACGGCTCCCCCAAAGCAAGCTCCTGAGCTGTCACAATTCATCCCGGTCCTTGCGACCCTTGGCGGCTACAATCACCGCGAAGGCGACGGTCCGCCGGGAGCCGAAGTGATCTGGCGAGGCACGCGGCGAATGCTCGACTTCGCCCTCTGCTGGCAAGCCTTCGGACCAGACCAATGA
- a CDS encoding ABC transporter permease, with amino-acid sequence MFVFENPVLQRELLVNLRTHRAFFLLALYQVLLAAVVLVAWPTDEKLDLTQNPPSARKLVDLFFLGQYVLASLMAPSFAAGTITGEKERKTYEMLLASPLRPTAIVFGKMVASLTHLGMLIVASLPIIVLCLPLGGVSIYEVLAAYLGLIVSVVCFGAIGVACSSYFGRTSASLVVSYLVILPLVMLGVLFWTSLEQEGALRLNLAITVIPAFGIALVLLLCANAAARMLYPPDMGSEGKEVVDLDREAETAVGLVIQRDQFPDKLFAPPRRRELMADGANPVYDKEIHSEIFSQGTLMLRLVIQISMLLAIPLMALLLFARSHLCAFYTVYVVVFNMLVGPVFSAGSVTGERERQTLDLLLTTTITPWKILWGKLVAGFRISAVLTSFLLWPLLLATLMVPQYWTNWLAVLSFFAIVLMVCLVDSVVALFCSTVFHKTSTSLMATYLSLLILYVAPVAAVLLMGILNFSPETIDASRWWGVASPFVAAISVPLNADLSLDGSEIANAGDLSLLAAYFGVSICLLASMMGIMIWLFRARWRVSGD; translated from the coding sequence GTGTTTGTGTTTGAAAATCCCGTCCTGCAACGCGAACTGCTCGTCAACCTCCGCACGCATCGGGCTTTTTTCCTGCTGGCACTCTACCAAGTGCTATTGGCCGCGGTCGTGTTGGTCGCCTGGCCGACCGACGAGAAGTTGGACCTGACGCAGAACCCGCCGAGTGCTCGCAAGCTGGTCGATCTCTTTTTCTTAGGCCAATACGTGCTGGCGTCGCTGATGGCTCCCAGCTTTGCCGCCGGCACGATCACCGGCGAAAAAGAACGCAAGACATACGAGATGCTGCTGGCCAGCCCGCTGCGTCCGACCGCGATCGTGTTCGGCAAGATGGTCGCTTCGTTGACCCACCTGGGCATGTTGATCGTCGCTTCGCTGCCGATCATCGTGTTGTGCCTGCCGCTGGGAGGCGTGAGCATCTACGAAGTGCTAGCCGCCTACCTCGGGCTGATCGTGTCGGTCGTTTGTTTTGGTGCGATCGGCGTCGCCTGCAGCAGTTACTTCGGCCGCACGTCGGCATCGCTGGTCGTCAGCTATCTCGTGATCCTACCGCTGGTGATGTTAGGCGTTCTCTTCTGGACCAGCTTGGAACAGGAAGGGGCGCTGCGTCTGAACCTCGCCATAACCGTAATCCCAGCTTTCGGGATCGCCTTGGTTTTGCTGCTGTGCGCCAACGCGGCGGCCCGGATGTTGTATCCGCCCGACATGGGGAGCGAAGGAAAAGAGGTGGTCGATCTGGACCGCGAAGCCGAAACGGCGGTCGGCCTTGTCATCCAACGGGACCAGTTCCCCGACAAACTGTTCGCGCCGCCGCGTCGCCGCGAATTGATGGCTGACGGTGCCAACCCGGTCTACGACAAAGAGATCCACAGCGAGATCTTCAGCCAAGGAACGCTGATGCTGCGACTGGTGATCCAGATCAGCATGCTGTTGGCGATCCCGTTGATGGCGTTGTTATTGTTCGCCCGCTCGCACCTGTGCGCCTTCTACACCGTGTATGTCGTCGTCTTCAACATGCTTGTCGGCCCCGTCTTTTCGGCCGGCAGCGTGACCGGCGAACGCGAACGCCAGACGCTGGACCTGTTGCTGACGACCACGATCACCCCTTGGAAGATCCTGTGGGGCAAACTGGTCGCCGGTTTTCGAATCTCCGCCGTCCTGACCTCCTTCCTGCTGTGGCCGCTGTTGCTAGCGACGCTGATGGTCCCGCAATACTGGACCAATTGGCTGGCGGTCTTGTCGTTCTTCGCGATCGTGCTGATGGTCTGTTTAGTCGATTCGGTCGTTGCGTTGTTCTGTTCAACCGTCTTCCACAAGACCTCGACCAGCCTGATGGCAACCTATCTGAGCCTGTTGATTTTATATGTCGCCCCCGTGGCGGCGGTGCTGTTGATGGGGATCCTCAACTTCTCGCCCGAGACGATCGACGCCTCGCGTTGGTGGGGCGTGGCGAGTCCGTTTGTGGCGGCCATTTCGGTGCCGCTCAACGCCGACCTGAGTCTCGACGGCAGCGAGATCGCCAACGCCGGCGACCTATCGCTTCTGGCCGCCTACTTCGGCGTTTCGATCTGCCTGCTAGCGAGCATGATGGGGATCATGATCTGGCTATTCCGAGCCCGCTGGCGCGTCAGCGGCGATTGA